The DNA segment CGTGCGCACGGCGGCAGGCGTGGTGCAGGGCCTTGCATTCGGCAGCGGGCGCATGGTAATTCCCGTCGTGACCTTGCAGGCGATGGCGCAGGCGTGCCACGCCCGCACGGGCGCAGCCGATGTCCTGGCAATACTGGACGCGCGCATGGGCGAGGTGTACTGGGCACAATATCGTTACGATAACGGCTGGCGGGAAGTGGTTGTGCCGACGTTGTCCGCTCCAGCAGCAGTGCGGCCACAAGGCGCCGTGCAGGCATGCGGCAATGGCTTGCTGGCCCATGCCGCAGCTTTTGCGGAGGAGGCCTTTGCTGCCGGTGCCCTGGTCGACGTCATGCCGCATGCCTTGCAGATCGCACAACTGGCGCGCACCGCCCATGCCCGCGGCGACATGCTCGCGGCGCACGATGCGCAACCGCTTTATTTGCGCAACAAGGTAGCCTTGACGACCAGCGAGCG comes from the Janthinobacterium sp. 17J80-10 genome and includes:
- the tsaB gene encoding tRNA (adenosine(37)-N6)-threonylcarbamoyltransferase complex dimerization subunit type 1 TsaB; protein product: MPTILAIETSADVASVALLRGEKIYTRQADVAKTHSEAILPLVQGVLAEAGTRLEECDALAFGSGPGSFTGVRTAAGVVQGLAFGSGRMVIPVVTLQAMAQACHARTGAADVLAILDARMGEVYWAQYRYDNGWREVVVPTLSAPAAVRPQGAVQACGNGLLAHAAAFAEEAFAAGALVDVMPHALQIAQLARTAHARGDMLAAHDAQPLYLRNKVALTTSERQAKAGAAA